Below is a genomic region from Miscanthus floridulus cultivar M001 chromosome 1, ASM1932011v1, whole genome shotgun sequence.
GACCAATGATGGACTTGGGAAAGATATGGAAGATATCTGAACTCTAAAATATCTGAAGAGCTAGGTGACACAATAAGACAGCCCTATTTCGAAAAATACAGCAGGCAATCCAAGATTTTAGCCATGCAACATTAGCTTACAGGTTAGCTGACTAGTTAATCTATAGCCTCAGCCACAAGCAGGATCATTGTCTTCTTCCTGGAAGCCCTGCGCAGCACCTTGGATCATTTCGTCATCAACTCCTGAAAGGAAGTTTAGAACGTCGAATATTCAGCTTTTGTCATTACCCCACAGATAAAGCCTACAAAAGGAAATGCATATGGATGTACCTTCAATGAAGGATTCAAATTCATCTTCAGTTGGTTCCCTTGATGTGATTCGGTTGGCTGATTGATTAATCTCCATCCAGTTTGGCTGCTCAGCTGGGCCAGAGAACATTGCACATCTATCCACAACCCAGTCATCAACTACGTCTATGTAGTCCACTGAGAGAGGATCAAATGCTTTCACCTTGTGTTGTTGTCTATCAAAAAGATCACTCAATTGGTTAATCCATCCATGCTTTGTTATCAAGCAAAACATATCCTATTTTACCAACTAATGGCAAAATTCTCCGCAACAAGATGATTTCATTACCTTTGCTGCAGCCGTAGGTTGTATTGTACAAAAGTGAGATCATGCATTCGCTGACGCTCAAAACTATTCATTCTTTCGTCATGAACTTGTTCAAAAGGAATGTTCGTCCGGTCACATCCTCTAGCGCTGCAGGTTTGACTGAGAATACGGACCGCTAGACGTGTTAAATTTGGGCAAGCTCCTCCATATGTATACCACCATTCAGCTGCAACGTAATAACAAAAGTAAAGAACAAAGTTCAGTACTTCACCTTATGGTTACCTCGAACAAAGGATGCAATAGGTTAACAAGGTTCCAATTTTTGAAAGAAGGCTAACAAGGTTTGTCAGAAAAGTTACATCTTGTTTGGTATGATCTAAAACTACAAATGTGTAACTCATGTTTGTAAAAAACAAAAACATAATACTAGCAAGTAAACTAGTTCACGAGAACTTTAAAACACTAACCAGGAGGTAAAGTTCGTCTAGATCTGACAGCCATCTGCCTACGAAAATCCCCTGCTGTTTCACTCCGGTACATGTGGAGTTCTCGCTGTATTTTATCTTGGATTTTCACATCAGATACCAGCCTTTCTATGCAGTCTAGCATTCCTGAGAAGATTCCGTTTGATATGTCACCTCGAATTCCATAAAAAAATAGAGGGTTCAGGATGAAGCCAGCTGAATGAGGTGGCTGTGGTGTCTGGTTGTCCCATCTCCAGTCGATAATATTCCAGTAAACCATGTAGTCGTTCTTACTCACCAGCTCTTTCTTGATTGCCGCTTTGGCCTTGTACAATCCAGCATATACGTACCCCATAGAAGGCCTCTTGTTGCTACTGACTAGCTTAAGAAGGTGCACAAGTGGCTCGGTGATGTGAATGACGGCAGCACAAGAGTTCCAAAACTCCAAACTATTAACAAGATTGATTGCTTCAATCCCTCCTTTCTTTGGCAGCAAGTCTATCCATTCATCTGAGTTGACCATAGCTTGCAAAGCCTCCCTCAAACTGTACATGTTCTTCAATGTCACAAAGTTCATAGCCGCACGAGTCTCTGCAGGAACTAGCAGATCCTTCCCATGCAGATACTTCTTCATCAGATTCAACGCATATGCGCTGTTGTAGACAAATCCCGTGATGGCCTTTGCATTGCTTATTATCTCACTGATTGCCTCCACCTTGCTGAAATCTTCGAGCATGCCATCAACACACTGGAAAGTGCATGGAGACCAGAACAATGTGGGAAATGTTTCGCCTAGCTTTTTTCCTGCAGCTGCGTGGATCTCAGAATTGTTTGTGATCACTTGGACGACTTTTTTCTCGCCAACTTCCTCAACAATACTTTTCAGTAACTCGTACAGTGCATCTGAAGATGTGACAATGCTGGTTGCATCCACAGACTTGAGGAACATAGTACCTTCCGGGCAATACACGGAGAAGTTTATCAAGGTTCTGCCTTTTTCAGTGATCCACTCATCAGCCAACACCGAGCAGCCCGTCCTGGTCCATGAACCCCTGAAGAACTCCAAGCGAGACATCACATCGTCGAGTGACCTCTTAAGAACGTGACCGCGAACGTCATGGTAAGAGAGCACCTCAGGCCTCCCTCCTGCCGCCGCAATGGCCTCAAGCATCGGCTGGAAGTAGACTGAGTTCACTGCTTCCAATGGCACACCAGCGTCATACAAGAACCTCCCAACTGCCACGGAAACCTGCTCCTTCTCCGAGGGGGCAGCATGTTCGAAATGCTCTGCCGGTGCCACTGCGTCCACTGCCATCACAACCTGATGAAGAGGATTGGTCTGAGGAGTAGGCGGAACATGCTGCAGCCCATGAAGAAGATTGGTCTGAGGAGTAGGCGGAACATGCTGCGGCCGAGTCTGGGGTATAAGTGGCAGAGCAGGGGGGTAGGTCAtctgcttcctcttcttcttacCGCTGCTACCCCCCCTCATGCTGCCCTCCGGAACCGGATGCCTCTGCTCCTCGAGCGGCATGGGCTCGAAATCGAGCACCTCGTTGAGCGGGATCATGTGGATGGGGCTGCCGTTGCCCCCGCTAGCGGTAGAGACAGAGGCGGGCGGTGCGCTGGCGGCGGCGAGCTTGCGCTGCATCTTCTTGGCGGCGACGGCGTCGAGGCTACGGAGCATGGTGTCCTGCACGTCGCGGGGCACCTTGGGGCAGCAGCAGGCGTTCCCGGGGCGGCGGGCCAGGTGCTCCTTGAAGCGGTGGATGCCGCCGCCGAGGA
It encodes:
- the LOC136485832 gene encoding uncharacterized protein isoform X1 produces the protein MQQRSCSCLMESDAVLEDAAAAAGEGVEEQQGEVEVVVPIGAQKHDPAWKHCIMVRSDGRLRLKCAYCGKHFLGGGIHRFKEHLARRPGNACCCPKVPRDVQDTMLRSLDAVAAKKMQRKLAAASAPPASVSTASGGNGSPIHMIPLNEVLDFEPMPLEEQRHPVPEGSMRGGSSGKKKRKQMTYPPALPLIPQTRPQHVPPTPQTNLLHGLQHVPPTPQTNPLHQVVMAVDAVAPAEHFEHAAPSEKEQVSVAVGRFLYDAGVPLEAVNSVYFQPMLEAIAAAGGRPEVLSYHDVRGHVLKRSLDDVMSRLEFFRGSWTRTGCSVLADEWITEKGRTLINFSVYCPEGTMFLKSVDATSIVTSSDALYELLKSIVEEVGEKKVVQVITNNSEIHAAAGKKLGETFPTLFWSPCTFQCVDGMLEDFSKVEAISEIISNAKAITGFVYNSAYALNLMKKYLHGKDLLVPAETRAAMNFVTLKNMYSLREALQAMVNSDEWIDLLPKKGGIEAINLVNSLEFWNSCAAVIHITEPLVHLLKLVSSNKRPSMGYVYAGLYKAKAAIKKELVSKNDYMVYWNIIDWRWDNQTPQPPHSAGFILNPLFFYGIRGDISNGIFSGMLDCIERLVSDVKIQDKIQRELHMYRSETAGDFRRQMAVRSRRTLPPAEWWYTYGGACPNLTRLAVRILSQTCSARGCDRTNIPFEQVHDERMNSFERQRMHDLTFVQYNLRLQQRQQHKVKAFDPLSVDYIDVVDDWVVDRCAMFSGPAEQPNWMEINQSANRITSREPTEDEFESFIEGVDDEMIQGAAQGFQEEDNDPACG
- the LOC136485832 gene encoding uncharacterized protein isoform X2 — translated: MESDAVLEDAAAAAGEGVEEQQGEVEVVVPIGAQKHDPAWKHCIMVRSDGRLRLKCAYCGKHFLGGGIHRFKEHLARRPGNACCCPKVPRDVQDTMLRSLDAVAAKKMQRKLAAASAPPASVSTASGGNGSPIHMIPLNEVLDFEPMPLEEQRHPVPEGSMRGGSSGKKKRKQMTYPPALPLIPQTRPQHVPPTPQTNLLHGLQHVPPTPQTNPLHQVVMAVDAVAPAEHFEHAAPSEKEQVSVAVGRFLYDAGVPLEAVNSVYFQPMLEAIAAAGGRPEVLSYHDVRGHVLKRSLDDVMSRLEFFRGSWTRTGCSVLADEWITEKGRTLINFSVYCPEGTMFLKSVDATSIVTSSDALYELLKSIVEEVGEKKVVQVITNNSEIHAAAGKKLGETFPTLFWSPCTFQCVDGMLEDFSKVEAISEIISNAKAITGFVYNSAYALNLMKKYLHGKDLLVPAETRAAMNFVTLKNMYSLREALQAMVNSDEWIDLLPKKGGIEAINLVNSLEFWNSCAAVIHITEPLVHLLKLVSSNKRPSMGYVYAGLYKAKAAIKKELVSKNDYMVYWNIIDWRWDNQTPQPPHSAGFILNPLFFYGIRGDISNGIFSGMLDCIERLVSDVKIQDKIQRELHMYRSETAGDFRRQMAVRSRRTLPPAEWWYTYGGACPNLTRLAVRILSQTCSARGCDRTNIPFEQVHDERMNSFERQRMHDLTFVQYNLRLQQRQQHKVKAFDPLSVDYIDVVDDWVVDRCAMFSGPAEQPNWMEINQSANRITSREPTEDEFESFIEGVDDEMIQGAAQGFQEEDNDPACG